In Sphingomonas sp. PAMC26645, one DNA window encodes the following:
- a CDS encoding MotA/TolQ/ExbB proton channel family protein, translated as MITLAQLLDPAALAIVAGGTTLAVILRTPLRDLGRALAAVTTLGRGRFDADPLLLQITALARIAKRHGVMALDRSVITDADVAAGIAAIVDGASATDVATLVQHRRRARIERHVAAADVWAGAAEVAPAMGMVGTLIGLAQMFATMSDPGAIGGAMAVALLATLYGALFANLLFMPIANRLRAQGRNEAFERARIESPLVALAERETPRGYVAPSSTPTLATVA; from the coding sequence ATGATCACGCTCGCCCAACTCCTCGACCCCGCAGCACTCGCCATCGTCGCCGGCGGCACGACGCTGGCCGTCATCCTCCGCACCCCCTTGCGCGATCTCGGCCGCGCACTAGCCGCCGTCACCACGCTCGGTCGCGGACGGTTCGATGCCGATCCACTGCTGCTCCAGATCACCGCCCTCGCCCGCATCGCCAAGCGCCACGGCGTCATGGCGCTCGATCGCTCGGTCATCACCGACGCGGACGTCGCCGCGGGCATCGCCGCGATCGTCGACGGCGCCTCCGCAACCGACGTCGCGACACTCGTCCAACACCGCCGCCGCGCCCGCATCGAACGCCACGTCGCCGCCGCCGACGTCTGGGCCGGTGCCGCCGAAGTTGCACCGGCGATGGGCATGGTCGGCACGCTGATCGGCCTCGCGCAGATGTTCGCGACGATGAGCGATCCCGGCGCGATCGGTGGTGCGATGGCGGTGGCGCTACTCGCGACGCTGTACGGCGCGCTGTTCGCCAATTTGCTCTTCATGCCGATCGCCAACCGCCTCCGTGCGCAAGGGCGTAACGAGGCGTTCGAGCGGGCACGCATTGAATCACCGCTCGTGGCGCTTGCCGAACGCGAGACGCCGCGCGGCTATGTCGCGCCCAGTTCGACGCCGACGCTGGCAACCGTCGCATGA
- a CDS encoding flagellar basal body protein, producing the protein MSGDTLFGVHGAALEVRSQRMGVLASNIANASTPGFKARDIDFQSALASVENDGGTNAATKYRIPTQTSMDGNTVELSQEQTAFAENAVQYQTTLSFLNGRIGQITRALKGE; encoded by the coding sequence GTGTCAGGCGACACGCTTTTCGGAGTTCACGGGGCGGCACTCGAGGTGCGCTCGCAGCGCATGGGTGTGCTGGCGTCGAACATCGCCAACGCCTCGACGCCCGGCTTCAAGGCGCGCGACATCGATTTCCAGTCGGCGCTCGCGTCGGTCGAGAATGACGGCGGCACCAATGCGGCCACGAAATACCGCATCCCGACGCAGACCTCGATGGACGGCAACACCGTCGAGCTGAGCCAGGAGCAGACCGCGTTCGCCGAGAACGCCGTCCAGTACCAGACGACGCTGTCGTTCCTGAACGGGCGGATCGGCCAGATCACCCGTGCGCTGAAGGGGGAATAA
- the flgC gene encoding flagellar basal body rod protein FlgC, protein MTIFQVAGRAMSAQLVRMNTTASNLANAGGTTGSAETAYKTMKPVFRTSFDAASGMSTVDVERVVTAGEAPTKRYDPDNPMADKDGNIFEAAVDETREMVDMMETARSYQNNIEVMNTAKSLIIDTLKLGR, encoded by the coding sequence ATGACGATCTTCCAGGTCGCCGGCCGCGCGATGTCCGCGCAGCTCGTCCGGATGAACACCACGGCGTCCAACCTCGCCAATGCCGGCGGCACCACGGGCTCCGCCGAGACCGCGTACAAGACGATGAAGCCGGTGTTCCGCACCAGCTTCGACGCGGCGAGCGGCATGTCCACGGTCGACGTCGAGCGCGTCGTCACAGCCGGTGAAGCGCCAACCAAGCGCTACGACCCAGACAACCCGATGGCCGACAAGGATGGCAACATCTTCGAGGCGGCGGTCGATGAAACCCGCGAGATGGTCGACATGATGGAGACCGCCCGCAGCTATCAGAACAACATCGAAGTGATGAACACCGCCAAGTCGCTCATCATCGATACCCTCAAGCTAGGCCGCTGA
- a CDS encoding flagellar hook capping FlgD N-terminal domain-containing protein: MATSFDTTLSNLGITRSSAAAATTTTKSSTSLGQSDFLKLMTAQMQNQDPFNPVDNTQMVAQMAQISTTSGISEMNTTMKAIADKLGVTSTSDALSYVGKTVLTPGSTAYGRAAGGIAGSVELAGAATDVNVTISDANGAVLKTMSLGKQAKGTIGYDWDGKDAAGAETGNGPFTVQVNAQNAGTTVGATGLVWSPVQSVSTTTGAAILTLPGLGEIPASAVRQIG, from the coding sequence ATGGCAACCTCCTTCGATACCACGCTCTCCAACCTCGGCATCACGCGCTCCTCGGCGGCTGCGGCGACCACCACGACCAAGTCGTCGACGTCGCTCGGTCAGTCCGATTTCCTGAAGCTGATGACCGCGCAGATGCAGAACCAGGACCCGTTCAACCCGGTCGACAACACTCAGATGGTCGCGCAGATGGCGCAGATCTCGACCACCTCGGGCATCTCCGAGATGAACACGACGATGAAGGCGATCGCCGACAAGCTGGGCGTCACCAGCACCAGCGACGCGCTGTCCTATGTCGGCAAGACCGTTCTGACCCCGGGCAGCACCGCTTATGGTCGCGCAGCCGGCGGCATCGCCGGTTCGGTCGAGCTGGCCGGCGCCGCGACCGACGTCAACGTCACGATCAGCGACGCGAACGGCGCGGTCCTGAAGACCATGTCGCTCGGCAAGCAGGCCAAGGGCACGATCGGCTACGACTGGGACGGCAAGGACGCTGCCGGTGCGGAAACCGGCAACGGCCCGTTCACGGTTCAGGTCAACGCGCAGAATGCCGGCACCACGGTCGGCGCGACCGGCCTGGTCTGGTCCCCCGTCCAGTCGGTGTCGACCACCACCGGCGCCGCCATCCTCACGCTTCCCGGCCTCGGCGAGATTCCCGCCAGCGCCGTCCGCCAGATCGGCTGA
- a CDS encoding flagellar hook protein FlgE — protein MSFYTSLSGLQASQAEMSTISHNLANVATNGFKKSRTEFADVIASSVSVAPSQQIGSGAIVQANRQQFAQGSLIQTSNSLDLAVSGDGFFAVKPSIESASINYTRNGGFLVDSNRYVVDSQGSHLQVFPVDGSGAVVATGSDSAVSLRLPETSGTPVPTSAVTMTLNLNANSALPTTATFDRFDPSSYNQSAQTTVYDASGNAMTLTNYFKRTSAPTTTNANSTWEVHSFVGDKELTTNGTAGTAMTFDPTGKMTAPTAAIKFDQFTTANSTDPQAIAFTFGSGTTQLSSAFNVASRTQDGKAVGQIQGVTVDEKGLVNASFSNGDTQVLGQVMLANFSNPEGLRQLGSSYWQSTGISGSAKLGSADTNGFGKLMSGTIEGSNVDITEELVNLIAAQRNFQANSKALDTANQISETIFNIRS, from the coding sequence ATGTCCTTCTATACTTCGCTCTCGGGTCTTCAGGCCTCGCAAGCCGAGATGTCGACGATCTCGCACAACCTCGCGAACGTCGCCACCAACGGCTTCAAGAAGAGCCGCACCGAATTCGCCGACGTCATCGCCTCGAGCGTGTCGGTCGCGCCGTCGCAGCAGATCGGTTCGGGTGCGATCGTCCAGGCCAATCGCCAGCAGTTCGCGCAAGGCAGCCTGATCCAAACCTCGAACAGCCTCGATCTTGCGGTGTCGGGCGACGGCTTCTTCGCGGTCAAGCCGAGCATCGAATCCGCCTCGATCAATTATACGCGCAACGGCGGCTTCCTGGTCGATTCGAACCGCTATGTGGTCGACTCGCAGGGCTCGCATCTGCAGGTGTTCCCGGTCGACGGCTCGGGCGCGGTGGTTGCGACCGGCTCCGATTCCGCGGTGAGCCTACGCCTGCCGGAGACGAGCGGGACGCCGGTGCCGACTTCGGCGGTTACGATGACCCTCAACCTCAACGCCAATTCGGCGTTGCCGACGACGGCGACGTTCGACCGGTTCGATCCGTCGAGCTACAACCAGTCCGCGCAGACCACGGTGTACGATGCCAGCGGCAACGCGATGACGCTGACCAACTATTTCAAGCGCACCTCGGCGCCGACCACGACCAACGCGAACAGCACCTGGGAAGTCCACAGCTTCGTCGGCGACAAGGAGCTGACGACGAACGGCACCGCCGGGACGGCAATGACGTTCGACCCGACCGGCAAGATGACCGCGCCGACCGCCGCGATCAAGTTCGACCAGTTCACCACCGCGAACTCGACCGATCCCCAGGCGATCGCCTTCACCTTCGGCAGCGGCACGACGCAGCTGTCGAGCGCGTTCAACGTCGCTTCGCGCACGCAGGACGGCAAGGCGGTCGGCCAGATCCAAGGCGTGACGGTCGACGAGAAGGGCCTCGTCAATGCGAGCTTCTCGAACGGCGACACGCAGGTGCTCGGGCAGGTGATGCTCGCGAACTTCTCCAACCCCGAAGGCCTGCGCCAGCTCGGCAGCAGCTATTGGCAGTCGACGGGCATCTCCGGCTCGGCGAAGCTCGGCTCGGCGGACACCAACGGTTTCGGCAAGCTGATGTCGGGGACGATCGAGGGATCGAACGTCGACATCACCGAGGAGCTGGTCAACCTGATCGCGGCACAGCGCAATTTCCAGGCGAACTCGAAGGCCTTGGATACCGCCAACCAGATCTCCGAAACCATCTTCAACATCCGCAGCTAA
- the flgF gene encoding flagellar basal-body rod protein FlgF — MDKLVYTAATGLRAHMAAQAAIANNMANASTTGFRADRVVFDRLNLKGDGSTIEARAPTSEEVTDADRSPGAIQLTGRPLDVAITGTTAWLAVQASDGSEAYTRRGDLEVAPSGVLQTGDGHPVIGSGGPITLPPYQSLTISSDGTISIVPQGGDAKDTQVIDKLKLADTKGSDTVKGLDNLLRVRGGGALPEDMDAKVQGGAIEGSNVNMTQALVDMIENQRSYEVQANMMKSAKEIDESGASLMRLPS, encoded by the coding sequence ATGGACAAGCTGGTCTACACCGCGGCGACGGGCCTGCGCGCGCACATGGCGGCGCAGGCGGCGATCGCCAACAACATGGCGAACGCGTCGACCACCGGCTTCCGCGCCGACCGCGTGGTGTTCGACCGGCTCAACCTGAAGGGCGACGGCTCGACGATCGAGGCGCGCGCGCCGACGTCGGAAGAGGTGACCGACGCCGATCGATCGCCCGGCGCGATCCAGTTGACCGGGCGTCCGCTCGACGTCGCGATCACCGGCACCACCGCATGGCTGGCGGTGCAGGCGTCGGACGGATCCGAGGCGTACACCCGCCGCGGTGACCTGGAGGTTGCGCCGTCGGGCGTGCTGCAGACCGGCGACGGGCATCCGGTGATCGGTTCGGGGGGGCCGATCACCCTGCCGCCCTATCAGTCGCTGACGATCTCCTCCGACGGGACGATCTCGATCGTGCCGCAGGGTGGCGATGCGAAGGATACGCAGGTGATCGACAAGCTCAAGCTCGCCGACACCAAGGGGTCGGACACGGTCAAGGGCCTCGACAACCTTCTGCGCGTGCGCGGCGGCGGGGCGCTGCCCGAGGATATGGACGCGAAGGTTCAGGGCGGCGCGATCGAGGGATCGAACGTCAACATGACGCAGGCGCTGGTCGACATGATCGAGAACCAGCGCAGCTACGAAGTCCAGGCCAACATGATGAAATCCGCCAAGGAAATCGACGAAAGCGGTGCATCGCTGATGCGCCTGCCGAGCTAG
- the flgG gene encoding flagellar basal-body rod protein FlgG, translated as MSSAAMHIARTGLDAQDMRMRVISNNLANVNTTGFKKDRAAFETLAYQTVTTPGTQSTAETKYATGLNLGTGVRIQGTARIDTQGAMQTTGNSLDLALDGDGYFQVQMPGGTLGYTRAGNFSRSAEGLLVTSEGYQVQPGITVPEGTTGITIGRDGTVSAMVPGQTEASQIGQIQVASFPNGAGLQATGDNYLVETAASGAANVGVAGQDGRGGIKQGMLEASNVNVVEELVDMIETQRAYEVNSKMISATDDMLKYVNQNL; from the coding sequence ATGTCATCCGCAGCCATGCATATCGCGCGCACCGGGCTCGACGCCCAGGACATGCGCATGCGCGTCATCTCGAACAACCTCGCCAACGTGAACACGACGGGCTTCAAGAAGGACCGTGCGGCGTTCGAGACGCTCGCCTACCAGACCGTCACGACGCCCGGCACGCAGAGCACCGCCGAGACCAAATACGCGACCGGGCTCAACCTCGGCACCGGCGTCCGTATCCAGGGCACCGCGCGGATCGACACGCAGGGCGCGATGCAGACGACCGGCAACAGCCTCGACCTCGCGCTCGACGGCGACGGCTATTTCCAGGTGCAGATGCCCGGCGGCACGCTTGGCTACACCCGCGCCGGCAATTTCTCGCGCTCAGCGGAGGGCCTGCTGGTCACCAGCGAAGGCTATCAGGTGCAGCCCGGCATCACCGTGCCCGAGGGGACGACGGGGATCACGATCGGCCGCGACGGCACCGTGTCGGCGATGGTCCCCGGCCAGACCGAGGCGTCGCAGATCGGCCAGATCCAGGTCGCCAGCTTCCCGAACGGGGCAGGGCTCCAGGCGACCGGCGACAATTACCTCGTCGAGACCGCAGCCAGTGGCGCAGCCAATGTCGGCGTCGCCGGCCAGGACGGTCGTGGCGGCATCAAGCAGGGCATGCTCGAGGCGTCGAACGTCAACGTCGTCGAGGAGCTGGTCGACATGATCGAGACGCAGCGCGCGTACGAGGTCAATTCGAAGATGATCTCGGCGACCGACGACATGCTCAAATACGTCAACCAGAACCTGTGA
- a CDS encoding flagellar basal body L-ring protein FlgH, which produces MRTAHIAALAGTFVIAGLGASSADASLFGKKAPPEDFSVARPLPVQPVPVVATGSIFQAQDGYAALYEGWRARKVGDPLTIVLVERTAASKSSGSKLDSNGSGSITPPTTGFLNLFNKSDATLSGGRSFNGTGAADQTNSLSGEVSVTVAQVYPNGTMLVQGQKRVTLNRGDEFLKIKGLVRTADVDANNRVLSTRVADAQISYTGKGDVARAGRQGWLSRFFSVVSPF; this is translated from the coding sequence ATGCGCACCGCTCATATCGCCGCACTTGCCGGCACGTTCGTCATCGCCGGTCTCGGCGCATCGTCCGCGGACGCCAGCCTGTTCGGCAAGAAGGCACCGCCCGAGGACTTCTCGGTCGCGCGGCCCTTGCCGGTGCAGCCGGTACCGGTCGTCGCCACGGGCTCGATCTTCCAGGCGCAGGACGGTTACGCCGCGCTGTACGAAGGCTGGCGCGCGCGCAAAGTCGGCGATCCGCTGACGATCGTGCTCGTCGAGCGCACTGCGGCGTCGAAGTCGTCGGGGTCGAAGCTCGACAGCAACGGCTCGGGTAGCATCACGCCGCCGACCACCGGCTTCCTCAACCTGTTCAACAAGAGCGACGCGACGCTGAGCGGCGGGCGTAGTTTCAACGGTACAGGCGCGGCCGACCAGACCAATTCGCTGTCGGGCGAAGTCAGCGTCACGGTGGCGCAAGTCTATCCCAACGGGACGATGCTGGTGCAGGGCCAGAAGCGCGTCACGCTCAACCGCGGCGACGAGTTCCTGAAGATCAAGGGCCTCGTCCGCACCGCTGACGTCGACGCGAACAACCGCGTCCTGTCCACCCGCGTCGCCGACGCGCAGATCTCGTACACCGGCAAGGGCGACGTCGCCCGCGCCGGCCGCCAGGGGTGGCTCAGCCGCTTCTTCTCCGTCGTCAGCCCGTTTTGA
- a CDS encoding flagellar basal body P-ring protein FlgI, translating to MIRFLLTILAGCLIAAPASADRIKDLGGFQGIRSNQLTGYGIVVGLPGTGDDNLEYTVQSLKAVASRFGLQLPPSANPGMKNAAVVMITAELPPFAKPGQRLDITVASMGKAKSLRGGSLIMTPLLGADNQIYAMAQGNLAVGGLGAEGADGSKIVVNVPSTGRIPEGATVERAVATGFDSAPTLTFNLARADFTTAQNVAGAINSKLGFGSAQAIDAVSVAVRAPIGADIRATLMSTIENLDVVSAEPSAKVIVNARTGTVVINSAVRVGPAAITHGKMTVRIDEKPQVSQPAPFSQGQTAITPNSRVAVEEERRPMFLLNPGPKLADIVKAVNAIGASPADLVAILEALKEAGALKAELIVL from the coding sequence ATGATCCGCTTTCTCCTGACTATCCTCGCCGGTTGCCTGATCGCCGCGCCAGCCTCGGCCGACCGCATCAAGGACCTGGGCGGGTTCCAGGGTATCCGTTCGAACCAGCTGACCGGCTACGGCATCGTCGTCGGCCTGCCAGGCACGGGCGACGACAACCTCGAATACACCGTGCAGTCGCTGAAGGCCGTTGCCTCGCGCTTCGGCCTGCAGCTGCCGCCGTCCGCGAACCCCGGCATGAAGAACGCGGCGGTCGTGATGATCACCGCCGAACTGCCGCCGTTCGCCAAGCCCGGGCAGCGTCTCGACATCACCGTCGCATCGATGGGCAAGGCCAAGTCGCTCCGCGGCGGCAGCCTGATCATGACGCCGCTGCTCGGGGCCGATAACCAGATCTATGCGATGGCGCAGGGCAACCTCGCGGTCGGCGGGCTGGGTGCAGAAGGCGCGGACGGGTCGAAGATCGTCGTCAACGTGCCCTCGACCGGACGCATTCCCGAAGGGGCCACCGTTGAACGCGCGGTGGCGACCGGGTTCGACAGCGCGCCGACGCTCACCTTCAACCTTGCGCGTGCGGATTTCACGACCGCGCAGAACGTTGCCGGCGCCATTAACTCGAAGCTTGGCTTCGGCAGCGCGCAGGCGATCGACGCGGTCTCGGTCGCGGTTCGCGCACCGATCGGCGCCGATATCCGCGCCACGCTGATGTCGACGATCGAGAATCTCGACGTCGTCTCTGCCGAACCATCCGCCAAGGTGATCGTCAACGCGCGCACCGGCACCGTCGTCATCAATTCGGCGGTCCGCGTGGGGCCTGCGGCGATCACGCACGGCAAGATGACGGTGCGGATCGACGAGAAGCCGCAGGTCAGTCAGCCAGCGCCGTTCAGCCAGGGCCAGACCGCGATCACCCCGAACAGCCGCGTCGCGGTCGAGGAGGAGCGTCGCCCGATGTTCCTGCTGAACCCCGGCCCCAAGCTCGCCGACATCGTCAAGGCGGTCAACGCGATCGGCGCTTCGCCGGCCGATCTGGTCGCGATCCTCGAGGCGCTGAAGGAAGCCGGCGCGCTCAAGGCCGAGTTGATCGTCCTGTGA
- a CDS encoding rod-binding protein, whose protein sequence is MSPLNAPATTPTTGISTDTSRLKSKDNLDKAGEKFEAVFTGMMLKSMRQAKLADPLFDSKAIDTFTDMQDGLIAKSMAEHTPLGIGKAMTDFLAKSQSDLNQGAADSPP, encoded by the coding sequence GTGAGCCCGCTCAACGCACCCGCAACCACGCCCACGACCGGGATCTCGACCGATACGAGCCGCCTCAAGTCGAAGGACAATCTCGACAAGGCGGGCGAGAAGTTCGAGGCGGTCTTCACCGGCATGATGCTGAAGAGCATGCGCCAGGCGAAACTCGCTGACCCGCTGTTCGATTCGAAGGCGATCGACACCTTCACCGACATGCAGGACGGGCTGATCGCGAAGTCGATGGCCGAGCACACGCCGCTCGGCATCGGCAAGGCGATGACCGATTTTCTCGCCAAGTCTCAATCCGATCTTAACCAGGGCGCGGCAGACTCGCCGCCATGA
- the flgK gene encoding flagellar hook-associated protein FlgK, translating into MSDLLSIGASGVRAYQTALSTVSENIANTGNAGYTRRTTTLSEVSSVNGGLNAQKSVSSNGVTVTGIGRSADAYRSQAVRSAGTDLAKTEAGVTWMTRIETALGNNQLGDRLTSFFTSAQKLAADPTSEPARAVMLESAGTAAAAFTATGAALDTAAADLDSTASQAVQSLNALGTALAKINDGIARTAPGSSTAAQLADQRDQMLEQMSTITDITTSFDDLGRTTVRLGGAAGSVFVAGGESAQASYARNDEGAVQFAVTRGNVTSALSPTGGALAGFAEGAQRIAAARGSLNAIATDFTSKINAVQAQGRDLDGNAGAAMFATGGTPTDISVALADGRGIAAASATGGKRDASNLSALQGVRSSGGFETRTTTLIAGNAAALEQRKVVADAQAAIRDGAVSSLASASGVDLDSEAVDLLRFQQAYQASSRVIQTARDTLQTILDLR; encoded by the coding sequence ATGAGCGATCTCCTTTCGATCGGCGCCTCGGGCGTGCGCGCGTACCAGACCGCGCTGTCCACGGTGTCGGAGAACATCGCGAACACCGGCAATGCGGGCTATACCCGGCGGACGACGACGCTTTCCGAAGTGTCTTCGGTCAATGGCGGGCTGAACGCGCAAAAGTCGGTCAGCAGCAACGGCGTCACGGTCACGGGGATCGGCCGCAGCGCCGACGCATACCGGTCGCAGGCGGTCCGCTCGGCGGGCACCGATCTCGCCAAGACCGAAGCCGGCGTCACCTGGATGACCCGGATCGAGACGGCGCTGGGCAACAACCAGCTTGGCGACCGGCTCACCAGCTTCTTTACCTCGGCGCAAAAACTCGCGGCCGATCCGACCTCGGAACCGGCGCGTGCGGTAATGCTCGAATCGGCCGGTACGGCGGCCGCGGCGTTCACCGCGACCGGCGCAGCGCTCGATACCGCGGCGGCCGATCTCGATTCGACCGCATCGCAGGCGGTGCAGTCGCTCAATGCGCTCGGCACTGCGCTTGCCAAGATCAACGACGGCATCGCGCGCACCGCGCCGGGATCGTCGACCGCGGCGCAACTCGCCGACCAGCGCGACCAGATGCTCGAGCAGATGAGCACGATCACCGATATTACCACGTCGTTCGACGATCTCGGGCGGACGACCGTCCGGCTCGGTGGCGCGGCGGGCTCGGTCTTCGTCGCGGGCGGCGAGAGCGCGCAGGCGTCCTATGCGCGGAACGACGAGGGCGCGGTCCAGTTCGCGGTGACGCGCGGCAACGTCACGTCTGCGCTGTCGCCAACCGGTGGCGCGCTCGCCGGGTTCGCGGAAGGGGCGCAGCGGATCGCCGCGGCGCGCGGGTCGCTCAATGCGATCGCCACCGACTTCACGAGCAAGATCAACGCGGTGCAGGCGCAGGGTCGCGATCTCGACGGCAATGCGGGAGCGGCGATGTTCGCCACCGGTGGCACGCCGACCGACATCTCTGTCGCACTCGCCGACGGACGCGGGATCGCTGCGGCGAGCGCGACCGGCGGCAAGCGTGACGCATCCAATCTCTCCGCGTTGCAGGGAGTCCGCAGCAGCGGTGGCTTCGAGACGCGCACCACGACGCTGATCGCCGGCAACGCCGCCGCGCTCGAACAGCGCAAGGTCGTCGCCGATGCGCAGGCTGCAATCCGCGACGGCGCGGTGAGCTCGCTTGCGTCCGCGTCGGGTGTCGATCTCGATAGCGAAGCGGTCGACCTACTGCGCTTCCAGCAGGCCTATCAGGCGTCGAGCCGCGTGATCCAGACCGCGCGCGACACGCTCCAGACCATCCTCGATCTACGGTAA
- a CDS encoding flagellin, which produces MQIATRLFYDRASASMTSLGAKAESLQNQISTGTKLSAPSSDSAAYQRLAGIKRDAVDDKAYAANLGTAESVLKQGDTSLSAISDQLQSATELVTQAKTGTLNAANRKAIGEQIAGLVATLTNLANAKDARGQALFGGADGAPAVAAGGTYALASKPVSGIPIGDGQTVQANETAARIFTVGGKAKPDGSIEGGTNTLAMLSAIASALQSDDFKASSLDTSLADISAASDQVSTVQASLGARAARVDLQASRLTDVAADREATRSGLEDTDITTTVVELQKTMTILSATQASFSKLSALSLFDYLR; this is translated from the coding sequence ATGCAGATCGCGACTCGCCTCTTCTACGACCGCGCTTCGGCGTCGATGACATCGCTCGGTGCCAAGGCGGAGTCGTTGCAGAACCAGATATCGACCGGGACCAAGCTGTCGGCGCCCTCGTCGGACAGCGCCGCGTATCAGCGGCTCGCCGGGATCAAGCGCGATGCCGTCGACGACAAGGCGTATGCCGCCAATCTCGGCACCGCCGAATCGGTGTTGAAGCAGGGCGACACCAGCCTCTCCGCGATCAGCGACCAGTTGCAGAGCGCGACCGAGCTGGTGACGCAGGCGAAGACCGGCACGCTGAACGCGGCGAACCGCAAGGCGATCGGCGAACAGATCGCCGGCCTCGTCGCGACGCTGACCAATCTCGCCAATGCGAAGGACGCGCGCGGGCAAGCGCTGTTCGGCGGCGCCGACGGTGCGCCTGCGGTCGCTGCGGGCGGGACCTACGCGCTCGCGTCGAAGCCGGTGTCGGGCATCCCGATCGGCGACGGCCAGACCGTCCAGGCAAACGAGACGGCCGCGCGTATCTTCACCGTCGGCGGCAAGGCCAAGCCGGATGGCAGCATTGAGGGCGGTACCAATACGCTGGCGATGCTCTCGGCGATCGCGAGTGCGCTGCAGTCGGACGATTTCAAGGCGAGTTCGCTCGATACGTCGCTCGCCGACATCAGCGCGGCGTCGGATCAGGTGTCGACGGTGCAGGCCTCGCTCGGGGCTCGCGCCGCGCGTGTCGATCTGCAGGCTTCGCGTCTGACCGATGTCGCGGCCGACCGCGAGGCGACCCGGTCGGGGCTGGAAGATACCGACATCACCACGACGGTGGTCGAGTTGCAGAAGACGATGACGATCTTGTCGGCGACGCAGGCGAGCTTCTCGAAGCTCTCGGCGCTGTCGCTGTTCGATTATCTGCGCTGA
- the motA gene encoding flagellar motor stator protein MotA produces MFPVIGIVVLLVMVFGGFAFTGGALGPVMEAIPHEMLIIGGAAAGALIIGNSGKELKGLGAGLGKVFKGPKYKKQDYLDVIFLVSKLMKMLRMDGPIALEPHVEDPQSSAVFAEYPKLLKDKALVNLIADTLRLVVVSSGTLDVHAVEEVMDHSIKTHHHEEEAAHGTLASLADALPALGIVAAVLGVVKTMGSIDKPPSILGAMIGSALVGTFMGVLLAYGIVAPLANRLKQVLDADASIYDVVKQIIIASLHGHPQPLVIEAARSGIAHKNQPGFAEVFDGLRGK; encoded by the coding sequence ATGTTTCCGGTCATCGGCATCGTCGTCCTGCTCGTCATGGTGTTTGGCGGATTCGCGTTCACCGGCGGCGCGCTCGGCCCCGTCATGGAGGCGATCCCGCACGAGATGCTGATCATCGGCGGTGCCGCCGCCGGCGCGCTGATCATCGGCAATTCGGGCAAGGAGCTGAAGGGGCTTGGCGCCGGGCTCGGGAAGGTCTTCAAGGGTCCGAAGTACAAGAAGCAGGACTATCTCGACGTCATCTTCCTCGTCAGCAAGCTGATGAAGATGCTGCGGATGGACGGCCCGATCGCGCTCGAACCGCATGTCGAGGATCCGCAGTCCTCCGCGGTGTTCGCGGAATACCCGAAGCTCCTCAAGGACAAGGCGCTCGTCAACCTGATCGCCGATACGCTGCGCCTGGTCGTGGTGTCGTCCGGTACGCTCGACGTGCATGCGGTCGAGGAGGTGATGGACCACTCGATCAAGACGCATCATCACGAGGAGGAGGCCGCGCACGGGACGCTCGCGAGCCTCGCCGACGCGCTGCCGGCGCTCGGCATCGTCGCCGCGGTGCTCGGCGTGGTGAAGACGATGGGCTCGATCGACAAGCCGCCGTCGATCCTGGGTGCGATGATCGGCTCGGCGCTGGTCGGCACGTTCATGGGCGTGCTGCTCGCCTACGGTATCGTCGCGCCGCTCGCGAACCGGTTAAAGCAGGTGCTTGATGCCGATGCGTCGATCTACGACGTGGTGAAGCAGATCATCATCGCTTCCCTGCACGGCCACCCGCAGCCGCTGGTGATCGAGGCCGCACGCTCGGGCATCGCGCACAAGAACCAGCCAGGCTTCGCCGAAGTCTTCGACGGGCTGAGGGGCAAGTAA